One region of Oryzias latipes chromosome 6, ASM223467v1 genomic DNA includes:
- the psmd7 gene encoding 26S proteasome non-ATPase regulatory subunit 7, with the protein MPELAVENVVVHPLVLLSVVDHFNRIGKVGNQKRVVGVLLGSWHKKVLDVSNSFAVPFDEDDKDDSVWFLDHDYLENMYGMFKKVNARERIVGWYHTGPKLHKNDIAINELIKRYCNNSVLVIIDVKPKDLGLPTEAYISVEEIHDDGTPTSKTFEHVTSEIGAEEAEEVGVEHLLRDIKDTTVGTLSQRITNQVHGLKGLNSKLLDIRSYLERVAAGKLPINHQIIYQLQDVFNLLPDVNLLEFTKAFYLKTNDQMLVVYLASLIRSVVALHNLINNKISNRDAEKKEGQEKDDGKKEKKDEKEKKDEKDKPDGAKKDEKKKK; encoded by the exons ATGCCAGAGTTAGCGGTGGAAAATGTGGTTGTACACCCGCTTGTGCTTCTCAGCGTGGTTGATCATTTTAACAG GATAGGAAAAGTTGGAAATCAGAAACGAGTGGTTGGTGTTCTTCTCGGGTCTTGGCATAAAAAAGTTCTTGACGTCTCCAACAGCTTTGCAG TGCCATTTGATGAGGATGACAAAGATGACTCTGTGTGGTTCCTGGATCATGACTATTTGGAGAACATGTATGGCATGTTTAAGAAGGTTAATG ctcgaGAAAGAATAGTGGGATGGTACCACACAGGACCCAAACTTCATAAGAATGACATAGCTATCAATGAGCTCATCAAGCGCTACTGTAACAACTCG GTGTTGGTCATTATAGATGTGAAGCCCAAAGATCTTGGTTTGCCTACTGAGGCGTACATCTCTGTGGAGGAAATACACGAT GATGGCACACCAACATCAAAGACCTTTGAACACGTCACCAGTGAGATTGGAGCTGAAGAAGCGGAAGAGGTTGGAGTAGAGCACTTGCTCAG AGACATTAAGGACACAACTGTCGGGACGCTGTCGCAGCGCATCACAAACCAGGTTCATGGCCTAAAGGGGCTGAACTCCAAGTTGCTGGATATTCGCTCTTACCTCGAGAGGGTGGCTGCAGGCAAACTCCCCATCAACCATCAGATCATCTATCAGCTGCAGGACGTGTTCAACCTGCTGCCAGATGTAAATCTGCTG GAGTTCACAAAAGCCTTCTACTTGAAGACGAATGACCAAATGCTGGTGGTGTACCTGGCCTCGCTCATCCGCTCCGTGGTGGCTCTGCACAATCTGATCAACAACAAGATTTCCAACCGAGAcgcagaaaagaaagaagggCAGGAGAAGGACGACggcaaaaaagagaagaaggatgagaaggaaaagaaagacgagAAAGACAAACCAGATGGCGCCAAAAAAgatgagaagaagaagaaatga
- the LOC101170756 gene encoding genetic suppressor element 1 isoform X2 gives MNHESNKSASLGMISTATRTTATVSPLSPLTNGSAVAQSANSGFAAALRKLAKQAEDPRGSAVSGESSPVSSPATSHSSPATTPKRASLGPFLGQNRGRGVPSTPPVVTIAPTKTSNGLWRTEGRQAELSIQGLSRERVAAESSQPQQDKRTPPIISPHPLAFGHTPSNIMQDPRIQSISLPGQMHSMVPSGAIPEEYLRALRPFANSEDLRLTSLSLSLDPAVAAHAASAAAYYHPAYLHHPLSLPRMDESLCLSALRSQFYSVPAGGAFPPLHPSALHLHLPGGRYTRELNHTALSERLQMENELRQREREQEREREKEREREAGLEREREEELEREREREVDRQKERQRDRHQQMVRAAESHYLAELQARRPPPEDRSRPSERLTPNRLDKTRDSDHQSFPGQKPLVLQPGLHSSRASAPHPIPNLLPSHLGKHRTAAPGGIPAALVSTTMNQRTSDEAWLTQQQQREAALEVSLRSPGKGVEPRRDRTHSLYHNTSNKDVPACLGAPPPLISPKGPYHPHVPPTTLWNPASLVDTPTDSRRKLNPSTPPIRPPPGLTRADRPLMSWGERMEDAGRRTANSPERYPSLRGGNLQDRWNKAEEACVGQNLYSRHHIKTLHPRLRVPPSDLGGRSQAASPPLQRERQRQAPDSVLVYDEVLQQHRRLLSKLDLEEKRRKEAREGGFYYDLDDSYDESDEEEVKAHLRRVTEQPPLKLDTSSEKVDFLHSCGLTTLAHRDELLSQKRRKRRRRMRERSVSPPAVQGKRTISSLSTPSTPLSTSYSAEQMDKTPELKEKKDFLHMLNLTHVNPQQRREKERTEELLMAIQRKTVTLDTLRYNPSPLCRSPSLRSAGDSSTAAVPSPSNGHLYPDSPSPSPPYLHKPMHLHNNTLKPSKDSQLACNSPPVAPYQEKPESMESSRKLQTHQNGVSGPLSKAESDSLQNGRNRPWERFTPESFAQRFHQTVLHSSHNTLKSKGGPNSFLEAGGRSDRCFPQNISQKKAANLIAEHTPINGHHSPAASQDPPAPLDHVSEGEEEDSDQEDDEAEEIPRKWQGIEAIFEAYKEYMEDASIERQILYSQCKKLEAQNCNLTRTAEQLSVTMGELVTQRQKVREERDRLQAQLEHFRRCLTLPNIHWGRGQVNVHLSR, from the exons GTTCTGCTGTCAGCGGTGAATCCTCTCCAGTGTCTTCCCCGGCCACCAGCCACAGCTCCCCAGCAACCACGCCCAAGCGGGCTTCATTAGGGCCCTTCTTGGGGCAGAATAGGGGCCGCGGTGTCCCCAGCACCCCTCCTGTTGTCACCATTGCCCCCACCAAAACCAGCAACGGCCTGTGGAGGACAGAAGGACGACAG GCGGAGTTGAGCATTCAGGGGCTCAGCAGGGAGCGAGTAGCAGCTGAGAGCAGTCAGCCACAGCAGGATAAGAGGACACCGCCCATCATCTCACCTCACCCACTGGCCTTTGGTCACACTCCCAGTAACATCATGCAGGACCCCAGAATTCAAAGCATAAG TTTACCTGGGCAGATGCACTCTATGGTTCCTTCGGGTGCCATTCCTGAGGAATACCTGAGGGCTCTCCGGCCCTTCGCCAATTCAGAAGACCTCCGCCTGACTTCTCTGTCCCTGAGCCTCGACCCTGCTGTCGCTGCCCACGCTGCCAGCGCTGCTGCCTACTACCATCCGGCCTACCTGCACCACCCACTGTCCTTACCAAG GATGGATGAGTCCCTGTGTCTTTCTGCGCTGCGCTCGCAGTTCTACTCTGTGCCTGCAGGGGGCGCCTTCCCTCCTCTTCACCCCTCTGCCCTGCACTTGCACCTGCCTGGAGGACGCTACACCAGAGAATTAAATCACACAGCTTTGTCTGAGAG GCTACAGATGGAGAATGAGCTCCGCCAGCGTGAGAGAGAGCAGGAGCGTGAACGAGAAAAAGAAAGGGAGCGCGAGGCCGGGCTGGAGCGAGAGCGAGAGGAGGAACTTGAGAGGGAACGTGAGAGGGAGGTGGACAGACAGAAGGAGAGACAGAGGGACAGACACCAGCAGATGGTCAGAGCCGCAGAGAGCCACTACCTGGCTGAGCTGCAGGCTCGGAGGCCACCGCCAGAGGACAGGTCCAGGCCTTCAGAGAGGCTGACCCCGAACAGACTGG ATAAAACGAGGGACTCGGATCATCAGAGTTTTCCAGGGCAAAAGCCACTGGTTCTGCAGCCTGGCCTTCACTCCTCCAGGGCCTCTGCCCCTCACCCAATACCCAACCTGTTGCCCTCTCACTTGGGGAAGCATCGAACTGCAGCCCCTGGGGGGATTCCTGCAGCTTTGGTATCCACAACAATGAATCAGAGGACCAGTGATGAGGCGTGgttaacacagcagcagcagagagaggCTGCTCTGGAAGTTAGTCTTCGATCTCCTGGTAAAGGGGTGGAGCCAAGAAGAGACAG aACCCATTCGCTCTATCATAACACGAGCAACAAAGATGTGCCCGCCTGCCTCGGTGCCCCGCCTCCTCTGATCTCCCCTAAAGGTCCTTATCACCCTCACGTCCCTCCTACCACCCTGTGGAATCCAGCTTCTCTTGTTGACACACCGACAGACTCTCGCAGAAAACTCAACCCCTCCACACCCCCCATTCGACCTCCCCCGGGACTAACCAGAGCTGACAGACCCTTAATGAGCTGGGGGGAGAGAATGGAGGATGCAGGCAGGAGGACTGCAAACAGCCCAGAGAGGTACCCTTCGCTAAGAGGAGGGAACCTCCAGGATCGTTGGAACAAGGCTGAGGAAGCTTGTGTGGGTCAGAACCTGTATTCCCGACATCACATCAAGACCCTCCACCCCAGGCTTCGTGTGCCTCCGAGTGACCTGGGGGGTCGCAGCCAGGCAGCTTCTCCGCCACTGCAGAGGGAACGCCAGCGGCAGGCTCCAGACAGCGTTTTGGTTTACGACGAGGTTCTGCAGCAGCACCGCCGACTGCTCAGTAAACTTGACctggaggagaagaggaggaaagaggCCAGGGAGGGAG gtttttattaTGACCTTGATGACTCATATGATGAGAGTGACGAAGAGGAAGTGAAGGCCCATCTGAGGAGAGTGACAGAGCAGCCCCCTCTCAAACTGGACACATCCTCTGAG AAAGTAGATTTTCTCCATTCGTGCGGTCTCACCACTCTGGCTCATCGAGATGAGCTTCTATctcagaagaggaggaagaggaggaggaggatgagagaGCGCAGTGTTTCTCCGCCCGCAGTGCAGGGCAAAAGGACGATTTCCTCACTTTCAACACCTTCAACCCCTCTTTCCACCTCATATTCTGCTGAACAGATGGATAAAACCCCTGAgctgaaggagaaaaaagacTTTCTCCATATGTTGAACCTCACCCATGTTAACCCACAGCAGAGGAGAG AAAAGGAAAGGACAGAGGAACTGCTGATGGCTATTCAGAGGAAGACTGTGACTTTAGACACCCTCAGATATAACCCTTCTCCACTGTGTAGAAGCCCCAGTCTTCGCTCAGCTG GGGATTCCTCCACGGCAGCTGTTCCATCTCCGTCAAATGGACACCTGTACCCCGACTCTCCGAGCCCTTCACCTCCCTATTTACACAAACCTATGCACCTCCATAATAACACACTAAAACCATCCAAGGATTCCCAGCTGGCCTGCAATTCTCCTCCCGTAGCTCCCTATCAGGAAAAGCCAGAATCTATGGAGAGTTCAAGAAAACTCCAAACTCATCAGAACGGTGTTTCAGGTCCTCTTTCCAAAGCAGAGTCCGATTCCTTACAGAACGGACGGAATCGACCGTGGGAGAGGTTCACACCTGAGTCTTTTGCTCAGCGCTTCCATCAGACTGTGCTGCACTCCTCACACAACACCCTGAAGAGCAAAG GAGGACCAAATAGTTTCCTAGAGGCTGGTGGGAGATCCGATCGTTGTTTTCCTCAAAACATCTCtcagaaaaaagctgcaaaccTAATTGCTGAGCATACACCTATCAACGGCCATCATTCCCCCGCAGCTTCTCAGGATCCTCCAGCTCCACTAGACCATGTGtctgagggggaggaggaggactcAGATCAGGAGGATGACGAAGCAGAAGAAATTCCAAGAAAGTGGCAGGGCATTGAAGCTATTTTTGAAGCCTACAAGGAATACATGGAAG ATGCAAGCATAGAGCGTCAGATTCTGTACAGTCAGTGTAAAAAACTTGAAGCTCAGAACTGCAACCTGACCAGAACTGCGGAGCAGCTCTCTGTGACGATGGGG GAGCTGGTGACTCAAAGGCAGAAAGTGAGGGAGGAGAGAGACAGACTGCAGGCCCAGCTCGAGCACTTCAGGAGGTGTTTAACACTACCCAACATTCACTGGGGCAGAGGCCAAGTCAACGTTCACCTGTCAAGGTGA
- the LOC101170756 gene encoding genetic suppressor element 1 isoform X1: MFGLKTPHFYIPGMNHESNKSASLGMISTATRTTATVSPLSPLTNGSAVAQSANSGFAAALRKLAKQAEDPRGSAVSGESSPVSSPATSHSSPATTPKRASLGPFLGQNRGRGVPSTPPVVTIAPTKTSNGLWRTEGRQAELSIQGLSRERVAAESSQPQQDKRTPPIISPHPLAFGHTPSNIMQDPRIQSISLPGQMHSMVPSGAIPEEYLRALRPFANSEDLRLTSLSLSLDPAVAAHAASAAAYYHPAYLHHPLSLPRMDESLCLSALRSQFYSVPAGGAFPPLHPSALHLHLPGGRYTRELNHTALSERLQMENELRQREREQEREREKEREREAGLEREREEELEREREREVDRQKERQRDRHQQMVRAAESHYLAELQARRPPPEDRSRPSERLTPNRLDKTRDSDHQSFPGQKPLVLQPGLHSSRASAPHPIPNLLPSHLGKHRTAAPGGIPAALVSTTMNQRTSDEAWLTQQQQREAALEVSLRSPGKGVEPRRDRTHSLYHNTSNKDVPACLGAPPPLISPKGPYHPHVPPTTLWNPASLVDTPTDSRRKLNPSTPPIRPPPGLTRADRPLMSWGERMEDAGRRTANSPERYPSLRGGNLQDRWNKAEEACVGQNLYSRHHIKTLHPRLRVPPSDLGGRSQAASPPLQRERQRQAPDSVLVYDEVLQQHRRLLSKLDLEEKRRKEAREGGFYYDLDDSYDESDEEEVKAHLRRVTEQPPLKLDTSSEKVDFLHSCGLTTLAHRDELLSQKRRKRRRRMRERSVSPPAVQGKRTISSLSTPSTPLSTSYSAEQMDKTPELKEKKDFLHMLNLTHVNPQQRREKERTEELLMAIQRKTVTLDTLRYNPSPLCRSPSLRSAGDSSTAAVPSPSNGHLYPDSPSPSPPYLHKPMHLHNNTLKPSKDSQLACNSPPVAPYQEKPESMESSRKLQTHQNGVSGPLSKAESDSLQNGRNRPWERFTPESFAQRFHQTVLHSSHNTLKSKGGPNSFLEAGGRSDRCFPQNISQKKAANLIAEHTPINGHHSPAASQDPPAPLDHVSEGEEEDSDQEDDEAEEIPRKWQGIEAIFEAYKEYMEDASIERQILYSQCKKLEAQNCNLTRTAEQLSVTMGELVTQRQKVREERDRLQAQLEHFRRCLTLPNIHWGRGQVNVHLSR, encoded by the exons GTTCTGCTGTCAGCGGTGAATCCTCTCCAGTGTCTTCCCCGGCCACCAGCCACAGCTCCCCAGCAACCACGCCCAAGCGGGCTTCATTAGGGCCCTTCTTGGGGCAGAATAGGGGCCGCGGTGTCCCCAGCACCCCTCCTGTTGTCACCATTGCCCCCACCAAAACCAGCAACGGCCTGTGGAGGACAGAAGGACGACAG GCGGAGTTGAGCATTCAGGGGCTCAGCAGGGAGCGAGTAGCAGCTGAGAGCAGTCAGCCACAGCAGGATAAGAGGACACCGCCCATCATCTCACCTCACCCACTGGCCTTTGGTCACACTCCCAGTAACATCATGCAGGACCCCAGAATTCAAAGCATAAG TTTACCTGGGCAGATGCACTCTATGGTTCCTTCGGGTGCCATTCCTGAGGAATACCTGAGGGCTCTCCGGCCCTTCGCCAATTCAGAAGACCTCCGCCTGACTTCTCTGTCCCTGAGCCTCGACCCTGCTGTCGCTGCCCACGCTGCCAGCGCTGCTGCCTACTACCATCCGGCCTACCTGCACCACCCACTGTCCTTACCAAG GATGGATGAGTCCCTGTGTCTTTCTGCGCTGCGCTCGCAGTTCTACTCTGTGCCTGCAGGGGGCGCCTTCCCTCCTCTTCACCCCTCTGCCCTGCACTTGCACCTGCCTGGAGGACGCTACACCAGAGAATTAAATCACACAGCTTTGTCTGAGAG GCTACAGATGGAGAATGAGCTCCGCCAGCGTGAGAGAGAGCAGGAGCGTGAACGAGAAAAAGAAAGGGAGCGCGAGGCCGGGCTGGAGCGAGAGCGAGAGGAGGAACTTGAGAGGGAACGTGAGAGGGAGGTGGACAGACAGAAGGAGAGACAGAGGGACAGACACCAGCAGATGGTCAGAGCCGCAGAGAGCCACTACCTGGCTGAGCTGCAGGCTCGGAGGCCACCGCCAGAGGACAGGTCCAGGCCTTCAGAGAGGCTGACCCCGAACAGACTGG ATAAAACGAGGGACTCGGATCATCAGAGTTTTCCAGGGCAAAAGCCACTGGTTCTGCAGCCTGGCCTTCACTCCTCCAGGGCCTCTGCCCCTCACCCAATACCCAACCTGTTGCCCTCTCACTTGGGGAAGCATCGAACTGCAGCCCCTGGGGGGATTCCTGCAGCTTTGGTATCCACAACAATGAATCAGAGGACCAGTGATGAGGCGTGgttaacacagcagcagcagagagaggCTGCTCTGGAAGTTAGTCTTCGATCTCCTGGTAAAGGGGTGGAGCCAAGAAGAGACAG aACCCATTCGCTCTATCATAACACGAGCAACAAAGATGTGCCCGCCTGCCTCGGTGCCCCGCCTCCTCTGATCTCCCCTAAAGGTCCTTATCACCCTCACGTCCCTCCTACCACCCTGTGGAATCCAGCTTCTCTTGTTGACACACCGACAGACTCTCGCAGAAAACTCAACCCCTCCACACCCCCCATTCGACCTCCCCCGGGACTAACCAGAGCTGACAGACCCTTAATGAGCTGGGGGGAGAGAATGGAGGATGCAGGCAGGAGGACTGCAAACAGCCCAGAGAGGTACCCTTCGCTAAGAGGAGGGAACCTCCAGGATCGTTGGAACAAGGCTGAGGAAGCTTGTGTGGGTCAGAACCTGTATTCCCGACATCACATCAAGACCCTCCACCCCAGGCTTCGTGTGCCTCCGAGTGACCTGGGGGGTCGCAGCCAGGCAGCTTCTCCGCCACTGCAGAGGGAACGCCAGCGGCAGGCTCCAGACAGCGTTTTGGTTTACGACGAGGTTCTGCAGCAGCACCGCCGACTGCTCAGTAAACTTGACctggaggagaagaggaggaaagaggCCAGGGAGGGAG gtttttattaTGACCTTGATGACTCATATGATGAGAGTGACGAAGAGGAAGTGAAGGCCCATCTGAGGAGAGTGACAGAGCAGCCCCCTCTCAAACTGGACACATCCTCTGAG AAAGTAGATTTTCTCCATTCGTGCGGTCTCACCACTCTGGCTCATCGAGATGAGCTTCTATctcagaagaggaggaagaggaggaggaggatgagagaGCGCAGTGTTTCTCCGCCCGCAGTGCAGGGCAAAAGGACGATTTCCTCACTTTCAACACCTTCAACCCCTCTTTCCACCTCATATTCTGCTGAACAGATGGATAAAACCCCTGAgctgaaggagaaaaaagacTTTCTCCATATGTTGAACCTCACCCATGTTAACCCACAGCAGAGGAGAG AAAAGGAAAGGACAGAGGAACTGCTGATGGCTATTCAGAGGAAGACTGTGACTTTAGACACCCTCAGATATAACCCTTCTCCACTGTGTAGAAGCCCCAGTCTTCGCTCAGCTG GGGATTCCTCCACGGCAGCTGTTCCATCTCCGTCAAATGGACACCTGTACCCCGACTCTCCGAGCCCTTCACCTCCCTATTTACACAAACCTATGCACCTCCATAATAACACACTAAAACCATCCAAGGATTCCCAGCTGGCCTGCAATTCTCCTCCCGTAGCTCCCTATCAGGAAAAGCCAGAATCTATGGAGAGTTCAAGAAAACTCCAAACTCATCAGAACGGTGTTTCAGGTCCTCTTTCCAAAGCAGAGTCCGATTCCTTACAGAACGGACGGAATCGACCGTGGGAGAGGTTCACACCTGAGTCTTTTGCTCAGCGCTTCCATCAGACTGTGCTGCACTCCTCACACAACACCCTGAAGAGCAAAG GAGGACCAAATAGTTTCCTAGAGGCTGGTGGGAGATCCGATCGTTGTTTTCCTCAAAACATCTCtcagaaaaaagctgcaaaccTAATTGCTGAGCATACACCTATCAACGGCCATCATTCCCCCGCAGCTTCTCAGGATCCTCCAGCTCCACTAGACCATGTGtctgagggggaggaggaggactcAGATCAGGAGGATGACGAAGCAGAAGAAATTCCAAGAAAGTGGCAGGGCATTGAAGCTATTTTTGAAGCCTACAAGGAATACATGGAAG ATGCAAGCATAGAGCGTCAGATTCTGTACAGTCAGTGTAAAAAACTTGAAGCTCAGAACTGCAACCTGACCAGAACTGCGGAGCAGCTCTCTGTGACGATGGGG GAGCTGGTGACTCAAAGGCAGAAAGTGAGGGAGGAGAGAGACAGACTGCAGGCCCAGCTCGAGCACTTCAGGAGGTGTTTAACACTACCCAACATTCACTGGGGCAGAGGCCAAGTCAACGTTCACCTGTCAAGGTGA